The sequence below is a genomic window from Peptostreptococcaceae bacterium.
ATTCTATCTGTGCCGAAGCCAAAACCTTTGTATAACGCGTAGCGAGACGGTTCTCCTCGATTAAATCGTCGATTATCTCTTCGGAAAAAACCTTTATCGCTTTCTCTGCCAGCCTGAAAAGCTGTTCTCCCCAATATATCTCAAGCCCTTTCCTGAATGGCGAATCAAGAAGAACCTTGTAGTATTTGCTTATTAACCCCTCGTAAACCGGCTCATTTTCATCGAAAAAATTCTGTTCATCTTCATAAAATAAATCCCTTGTGTCTATGGTATTGCGTATGTAACATATCTGAGACACGGACTCAAATTCCTGCCTCAATATATTAATTTCCTCAATCACGCGATTTTGAGCATCCAATCCATCCGCTTTTTCAAGACAAGATAATTTGCTTTCAAACCTTTCCCCGATTAATTTCATGTCCGGTCTTGTATAATCAATCTCTCCAAATATCATCAAAATCCCCCTATCTATTTATGATTTTATGTAACTATTCACTCACATTTCTAAAGCAGTTTTAGTACTCGGTTGTGAAATGTGAGTGAACAGTTACAAAACATCTTACATTGTGGGCCTTAAATGTTTTGTATATTTCCAGACAAAATTCTTTTGTTGGCTTCATTCTGGTTGAAAGAAGAGCCGCCGAAGGTGTTTTAGCGACCATTTCAAGATTATGCGTTGTTTCCTGCGTTAACCTGTCCACACAAATATGCAGTTTCGTTGAAAACAACAGCCTTGCTCATTCTTATAGACGGCTCGTGTCTAGAAATATCTTTCATGTTAAAATCCCTTTTTTTGTCCATTATAACACACCTATCCCTTTTTATGAGAAACGGCAACCAAACCGATTTTCAAAATAGCTATGCATATTTGACGCCGCTATGGGTATTCAAGTAATATGGAATATATACGTAAAAGGAGTGGGTATAATATGAAAATGCACAATTACATGGAAGAAGTAGTCGATAAAGTATTGACAGATCATCTGGATGAGGTTTCACACATCGCCAATTGCGAAAAATGCCGAAAAGATGTGCTTGCTCTTACATTGAACAATTTGCCCGCCAAATATGTCGTCACAGAAGACGATGAGGTCTACGGAAAACTCGATGAAATAGAAGAGATGAATATTGAGGAAATAATGAAGGAATTGAAAATCGCAATTGAAATAGTTAACATCTCACCGCTTCACGATTAAAAACTTGAATCTACAAGTTCGTAGATAAACAAAAGAGTCCAATTGGACTCTTTTGTTTATCTTATTGCAAATGTAAGCTCAGCTTCAACAGCAACCTCGCCATCTACCCTTGCTATCGCCTGACCAAAACCTATGCTTCCCTTCGACTTGACTATGCGTGTTTCCAATGTCAACGTGTCTCCAGGTATTACTTTTCTTCTAAATCTTGCTTTCTTTATTCCCCCAAAATACGCAGTTTTGCCTTTGTTTTCCGGTAGGGACAGTATAGCAACAGCACCAACCTGTGCCAAGGCCTCTATTATAAGCACGCCTGGCATTACATGCTCGTCGGGAAAATGCCCCTGAAAAAAATATTCGTTGACGGTTACATTCTTTATTCCCTTGGCATATACACCTTCTTCAATTTCATTGATTCTATCAATAAGCAAAAACGGATATCGGTGGGGAATAATTTCCATTATTTGGTTTGAATTTAGCATAGCATTCCTCCTACTCGTTCCATTTTTTAAGAATTATTGATGCGTTGTGCCCTCCAAAACCCAGTGAATTGGAAAGCGCGTATGAAAGCTCCTTCTCGCGTCCCTTGCCGGGAACATAATCAAGGTCGCATTCGGGATCCGCTTTTAAAAGACCGGCCGTAGCAGGAATAAATCCCTCTTCGAGAGCCTTGATGCAAATAATCGCCTCAATAGCTCCTGCGGCTCCAAGCATGTGGCCTGTCATTGACTTTGTGGAGCTTACCGGTATATCCCTCGCGGCTTCGCCAAATGTCGTTTTAATTGCCTGCGTTTCAAATTTATCATTGTAGGGTGTGCTTGTACCGTGTGCGTTGATGTATGATATATCCGAAGGCTTGATTCCCGCTTCTTCTATGGCAAGCTTCATTGCTCTAGCCCCGCCTTCTCCTCCAGGAGCCGGCGCAGTTATGTGGTGGGCGTCGCATGTGAATCCGTAGCCTACTATTTCTCCGTATATTTTTGCGTTTCGCGCCTTAGCATGTTCCAGAGTCTCAAGGACCATCATCCCGGATCCCTCGGCCATTACAAATCCATCCCTCTCCACATCAAAAGGTATGGAAGCTCGCGCAGGATCGTTTTTGGTAGACAGCGCTGTCATAGCCTCGAATCCGGCTACCCCGAGAAGTGTAACTGCTGCCTCTGTTCCTCCCGCAACTATAATATCGGCATATCCATGCTGCAAATTCCTGAAAGCCTCTCCAACAGCGTTTGTGCCCGACGCGCACGCCGTCACCACTGTATTGCAAAGCCCTTTTGCTCCCAACGCTATGGCAACGTTTCCAGCCGCCATGTTTATAATAGACATGGGTATGAAGAAAGGAGATACCCTCTTGGGTCCTCTATTTATTAATTTTCCTGCCTGCTCCTCGATAGTACCGAGGCCTCCAATACCGGATCCCACTATTACTCCCATTCGTTCCGGATTGTACGGTGATTCTTTAAGCCCAGAGTCTTCAAACGCCTGCTTGGAAGCCGCTATTGCAAACTGCGTGTATCTGTCCATTCGCTTGGCTTCCTTCTTGTCAATATATTCAACCGGATCGAATCCTTTGACCTCTCCGGCCACCTTCACCTTTATTTCATCCGTATTGAAATGGGTTATAAAATCTATTCCCGGCGCAGTTTCTCTTATGCTTTCCCAAAGGCTATCAACATCGTTTCCGATGGGAGATACTGCTCCCATCCCTGTAATAACAACTCTCTTTTTCATATTCATCCCCCTTACATTACCATTCCGCCGTCGACATTAAGCACTTGCCCGGTAACATAGGCAGCCGCATCCGAAACTAGAAAAGCAACAGCCTCGGCGATGTCCTCAGGCGAACCCAATCGTCCGAGAGGTATTCCCGAAAGCATTCCTTCTCCCGCTTTTTCAACCAGATCCTTTGTCATATCCGTTTCAATGAATCCCGGAGCAACCGCGTTTACGGTTATGTTTCTTGCGGCCAGTTCCCTCGCTGCGGATTTTGTCATTCCAATAACTCCGGCCTTTGATGCCGAATAATTTATCTGTCCCGCGTTTCCTGTCACGCCTACAACCGAAGCCATGTTAACAATCTTTCCGGACCTTTGCTTCATCATAATTTTAGCGGCATGCTTAATGCAATTATAGCTGCCCTTAAGATTAACGCGTATGACAGAGTCAAAGTCCTCTTCTTTCATTTGAATTATAAGTTTATCCCTGGTTATTCCGGCATTGTTAACCAATATGTCCAAAGACCCGAATGTATCCTTTGCAATCTTCATCAGTTCTTTGGCCTCATCCGAATTTGAAATATCGCCTTTGGCTTTTACAGCCTTTATGCCTTCCTTTTCAAGAGCCTCAAGCAATGTGTCCATAGCCTCGTCGTTGCTTCTGTAGTTTAGCACCAGGTTTGCTCCGGCCTTTCCGAGACGTATTGCCACAGCCTTCCCTATTCCCCTGCTTGCTCCCGTGATTACAGCCGTTTTCCCCTTCAACATGCCTTATCACCTATCTTTACATTTTTTTTTGTGGTCAAACGGTTAATGCTTCTGATTGTCACATTCATCTTCGGCGAAAGCATTTCTACCGCTTTTTCGAGGGACTTGACATCCTCTATGTTGACTATTCTCAATTTCACATTTTCTTTCTTGCCGATTTTCTTTATGAATCCTGTCAGGGTCTTGCCCGGACCTATTTCAACAAAGGTGTCTACTCCGTCGTTAATCATTCTCTGTATGCTTCTTTCCCATTGAACCGGCTTCATTACCTGGTTTTTGAGTATGTCCTTTATATGGTCCTTGTTTTCTATATAATCCGCGAAAACATTGGAGATAAGGGGAATATTTAATTCCTTGAAATCTATATTCTTGAGTTCCTCGGCAAGCCTATCGGCGGCCGGTTTCAGCATTGAGGTATGAAATGGTGCGCTTACCTTTAATGGAGCTACAAGCTTTGCGCCCTTTTCCATAGCAATAGCAGACGCCCTTTTCACAGCTTCGATTTCCCCGCCTATGACAATCTGCCCCGGACAATTGAAATTAGCGCATTCAACAATCCCGTACTCCTTGGCTTCATTTACAGCTTCCTGGACTTTTTCCTCGTCAAGGCCTATTATGGCAGCCATTGTTCCCTTACCTTCGGGTACGGCCTCCTGCATGTATCTACCGCGTTTCTTTACAAGCTTCACTGCAACCGCGAAGGCAAGTGCTCCCGCTGCCACCAATGCCGTATATTCTCCTAGGCTAAGACCGGCTACCACATCGGGTTTAAGCCCCTTTTCCTCCGCAGCCCTAAGTGCGGCCATGCTTGTGGTCAGAACTGCCGGCTGTGTATTTTCTGTAAGATTAAGTTCCTCTTGGTTTCCTTCGGTTACCATCTTGGTCAAATCCATATCCAAGGCATTATCGGCCTCGTCAAATACATCCTTGCTGCTCTTGAATTTTTCTATAAGGTCTTTTCCCATGCCAATGTATTGAGAACCCTGCCCTGAAAATAAAAATCCTATTTTGCCCATGTAGATTACCTCCTAAATGTTTAAATCCTTTGCATCATCAAGGAGATTCTTAAGCTCTCCAAACATCTCCTCAATTATTTCCAAGGCCGTCTGCTCGCGTTTTACGAGTCCGGCAATCTGTCCGCTCATGATAGAGCCCATGGACACATCCCCCAGGCAGGCAGCTTTGTGCAAGGCTCCCCTCCCGAGTTCTTCGTATTTTTCCGCAGGAGCAAACTCTTTATCCATCTTCTTGTACATCCTTGCAAGCTTGTTCTTTAGAACACGAACCGGGTGTCCCGTCGATCTTCCAGTCACAAGTGTGTCTATGTCCTTGGCTTCTAGTATTTTCTTCTTATAGTTCTCATGGACATTGCATTCCCTCGCCACTAGAAAACGAGTTCCAACCTGAACACCTGAAGCCCCCATCATGAATGCAGCTGCAATTCCTCTTCCGTCGGCAATTCCCCCGGCAGCTACAACCGGAATATTAACAGCATCCACAACCTGGGGCAAAAGACACATTGTGGTCAGCTCACCTATATGTCCGCCCGCCTCTGTCCCCTCTGCAATTAGTGCGTCAACACCTGTGGATTCCATTCGCCTGGCCAATCCTACCGAAGGCACTACAGGAATTATCGTAACATCGTTTTCACGCCATCTTTTGATGTATTTTCCAGGGTTTCCGGCTCCGGTAACTATGACCTTAACCTTTTCCTCCCATACAACCTCGGCCACCTCTTCTACAAAGGGACTAAGGAGCATGACGTTAACCCCGAAGGGTTTATCCGTCAGGGTTTTCGCTTTTCTTATTTCTTTCTTTACCCAGTCACCGGGGGCGTTCCCCGCGGCTATTATCCCCAATCCTCCAGCGTTTGAAACGGCCGCAGCCAGTTCCGCGTCTGAAATCCAAGCCATTCCTCCCTGGATTATAGGGTACTCTATTCCAAGCAAATCCTTGAATTTTTTCTTTGCCATCAATACCTCCCCTTTCCAGAGTATGCCTCTGATGGATTATTTATTCGCTTCAACGTAACGGACAATGTCACCGACCGTCAGCATCTTTTCAGCAACTTCTTCTTCAACCTCGATTTCGAATGCCTCTTCTACAGCCATTACAACTTGTACTACGTCCAATGAATCAGCATCCAAATCGTCCTTTATATTGCTTTCCATGGAAACCTCTTCTGCCTCCACGCCTAATTCTTCAACTAAAATTTCCTTCACCTTTTCAAATACCATTATAATTTCCTCCTTGTCTTTTTATCAGTTTTAATTTAATTGCCATTCAACGAGTGCAGCGCCCCATGTGAGCCCTCCTCCGAAACCTACAAAAATAAGCTTGTCGCCTTTTTCAAGCAAACCCTTTTTAGCCATTTCATTCAATGCTATAGGTATGCTGGCAGACGATGTATTTCCGAATCTTTCAAGATTAACATAGAATTTTTCTTTGTCGAATTTCATTTTATTTGCAACATACTCGAACATCCTGTTATTCGCCTGATGGGGTACAATATACTTGACATCACCCAAATTGATCCCCATACCATCTAGTACATCATTCAAGGCTTTCCTCATTATACGAGTAGCGAATTTGAAAATTTCCTTGCCATTCATTTGAAGATAGTTCTCGCCTGTTTCCGGCGTTTCCATGAAAGGATTCGAAACATTTCTCGATTTTGAAATCAGATTGCCTTCTATATCGCCCTTTGAACCGATGACAGTATTAAGGATGCCGGTCTTTTGCGAAGCCTCTAGTACAACAGCGCCCGCTCCGTCTCCGAAGAGCACGCAGGTGTTCCTATCTTTCCAGTCTATTACCTTGGA
It includes:
- the fabK gene encoding enoyl-[acyl-carrier-protein] reductase FabK, giving the protein MAKKKFKDLLGIEYPIIQGGMAWISDAELAAAVSNAGGLGIIAAGNAPGDWVKKEIRKAKTLTDKPFGVNVMLLSPFVEEVAEVVWEEKVKVIVTGAGNPGKYIKRWRENDVTIIPVVPSVGLARRMESTGVDALIAEGTEAGGHIGELTTMCLLPQVVDAVNIPVVAAGGIADGRGIAAAFMMGASGVQVGTRFLVARECNVHENYKKKILEAKDIDTLVTGRSTGHPVRVLKNKLARMYKKMDKEFAPAEKYEELGRGALHKAACLGDVSMGSIMSGQIAGLVKREQTALEIIEEMFGELKNLLDDAKDLNI
- the acpP gene encoding acyl carrier protein, which produces MIMVFEKVKEILVEELGVEAEEVSMESNIKDDLDADSLDVVQVVMAVEEAFEIEVEEEVAEKMLTVGDIVRYVEANK
- the fabZ gene encoding 3-hydroxyacyl-ACP dehydratase FabZ produces the protein MLNSNQIMEIIPHRYPFLLIDRINEIEEGVYAKGIKNVTVNEYFFQGHFPDEHVMPGVLIIEALAQVGAVAILSLPENKGKTAYFGGIKKARFRRKVIPGDTLTLETRIVKSKGSIGFGQAIARVDGEVAVEAELTFAIR
- a CDS encoding late competence development ComFB family protein gives rise to the protein MKMHNYMEEVVDKVLTDHLDEVSHIANCEKCRKDVLALTLNNLPAKYVVTEDDEVYGKLDEIEEMNIEEIMKELKIAIEIVNISPLHD
- a CDS encoding M3 family oligoendopeptidase; this encodes MIFGEIDYTRPDMKLIGERFESKLSCLEKADGLDAQNRVIEEINILRQEFESVSQICYIRNTIDTRDLFYEDEQNFFDENEPVYEGLISKYYKVLLDSPFRKGLEIYWGEQLFRLAEKAIKVFSEEIIDDLIEENRLATRYTKVLASAQIE
- the fabF gene encoding beta-ketoacyl-ACP synthase II encodes the protein MKKRVVITGMGAVSPIGNDVDSLWESIRETAPGIDFITHFNTDEIKVKVAGEVKGFDPVEYIDKKEAKRMDRYTQFAIAASKQAFEDSGLKESPYNPERMGVIVGSGIGGLGTIEEQAGKLINRGPKRVSPFFIPMSIINMAAGNVAIALGAKGLCNTVVTACASGTNAVGEAFRNLQHGYADIIVAGGTEAAVTLLGVAGFEAMTALSTKNDPARASIPFDVERDGFVMAEGSGMMVLETLEHAKARNAKIYGEIVGYGFTCDAHHITAPAPGGEGGARAMKLAIEEAGIKPSDISYINAHGTSTPYNDKFETQAIKTTFGEAARDIPVSSTKSMTGHMLGAAGAIEAIICIKALEEGFIPATAGLLKADPECDLDYVPGKGREKELSYALSNSLGFGGHNASIILKKWNE
- the fabD gene encoding ACP S-malonyltransferase codes for the protein MGKIGFLFSGQGSQYIGMGKDLIEKFKSSKDVFDEADNALDMDLTKMVTEGNQEELNLTENTQPAVLTTSMAALRAAEEKGLKPDVVAGLSLGEYTALVAAGALAFAVAVKLVKKRGRYMQEAVPEGKGTMAAIIGLDEEKVQEAVNEAKEYGIVECANFNCPGQIVIGGEIEAVKRASAIAMEKGAKLVAPLKVSAPFHTSMLKPAADRLAEELKNIDFKELNIPLISNVFADYIENKDHIKDILKNQVMKPVQWERSIQRMINDGVDTFVEIGPGKTLTGFIKKIGKKENVKLRIVNIEDVKSLEKAVEMLSPKMNVTIRSINRLTTKKNVKIGDKAC
- a CDS encoding ketoacyl-ACP synthase III, which produces MNYASIIGTGTYVPEKIVDNHMLSELVETNDEWIRTRTGIKERRITTGENTSDLALKASEAALENAGIKPEELDMIILSTLTPDYFTPATACLVQRRLGAKNAVAFDISAACSGFLFGLDVADSFIKAGKAKKILVVSSEVMSKVIDWKDRNTCVLFGDGAGAVVLEASQKTGILNTVIGSKGDIEGNLISKSRNVSNPFMETPETGENYLQMNGKEIFKFATRIMRKALNDVLDGMGINLGDVKYIVPHQANNRMFEYVANKMKFDKEKFYVNLERFGNTSSASIPIALNEMAKKGLLEKGDKLIFVGFGGGLTWGAALVEWQLN
- the fabG gene encoding 3-oxoacyl-[acyl-carrier-protein] reductase — translated: MLKGKTAVITGASRGIGKAVAIRLGKAGANLVLNYRSNDEAMDTLLEALEKEGIKAVKAKGDISNSDEAKELMKIAKDTFGSLDILVNNAGITRDKLIIQMKEEDFDSVIRVNLKGSYNCIKHAAKIMMKQRSGKIVNMASVVGVTGNAGQINYSASKAGVIGMTKSAARELAARNITVNAVAPGFIETDMTKDLVEKAGEGMLSGIPLGRLGSPEDIAEAVAFLVSDAAAYVTGQVLNVDGGMVM